One region of Desmodus rotundus isolate HL8 chromosome 11, HLdesRot8A.1, whole genome shotgun sequence genomic DNA includes:
- the LOC139440367 gene encoding uncharacterized protein: MYLGDRPVLLNTLCGCCHRKIWLHSGEACRRCRTEPPRP; this comes from the coding sequence atgtatttgggaGATCGTCCCGTTCTGTTGAATACCTTGTGCGGGTGCTGCCACAGAAAAATCTGGTTACACTCCGGGGAGGCCTGCCGCCGCTGCAGGACCGAGCCGCCTCGGCCCTGA